From one Lolium rigidum isolate FL_2022 chromosome 4, APGP_CSIRO_Lrig_0.1, whole genome shotgun sequence genomic stretch:
- the LOC124648924 gene encoding histone H4, with protein MSGRGKGGKGLGKGGAKRHRKVLRDNIQGITKPAIRRLARRGGVKRISGLIYEETRGVLKIFLENVIRDAVTYTEHARRKTVTAMDVVYALKRQGRTLYGFGG; from the coding sequence ATGTCCGGACgcggcaagggaggcaagggGCTCGGCAAGGGCGGCGCCAAGCGCCACCGGAAGGTGCTGCGCGACAACATCCAGGGCATCACCAAGCCGGCCATCCGGCGCCTCGCTCGCCGCGGCGGCGTGAAGCGCATCTCCGGGCTCATCTACGAGGAGACCCGCGGCGTGCTCAAGATcttcctcgagaacgtcatccgcgacgCCGTCACCTACACCGAGCACGCCCGCCGCAAGACCGTCACCGCCATGGACGTCGTCTACGCCCTCAAGCGCCAGGGACGCACCCTCTACGGCTTCGGCGGCTAG